ttttaggaATGTTTTGAACCAATTGAAATTGATACTTAAAGTAAGGTTTGGTTGAAActttgaaataggtaccaaaaatgtgcatttttccaaaaataggATCTTAATggtttgtttattttgctgCAATACCATAGCCTCAATGTTGTGATATTCATCTtgttttattgtgaaaattttgcaatttggtcTTTAGGTTTGGAAGTTTGGTTACTATCTTTGACTCTGGGATGGTACTAAGCTTTCATAAGCAAGAATAAGACTcgaaaatgatttattattgtaatttgaTCATGATTGATGTTTAGTTGCACGTGTGAATGATTATTTTACTGTAAATTTTATTGTAGTTGCTCTGGCAATGAATGTAGCATCTTGTAGCTCAGACCCAACGATTAGGTCGAGCAAGGGATGTTACACAGCTAGCCGAGGATGTTTATTGTTATAAGAACATTGAGTTGGTAAATTAATATGTTATGAAGACCCCTTTGGAAATGCTAGAGGTGCGATGAACCAATGTGAAACCTGTTGAGTTATTAGTGGGATTATCACTTATTAGAGAGGTGGGTTGTGTCAAACTTTGTTGGAAAAGTGGTGATGCAAGCTAGGCAGTTAAATTGAGTAAATGCTACGAGTGAGGTAAATCTCAAACACTTTCCTAGTGTTTTACATTACAACTTATCGTTGGCTTGACAAAAACACAATGGCCCTTCAGAGTTTTGAAATGGGTAAGCTGAGGGGCTTACAAACTAGAGTTAGTGGCGATACTCAAGGTTAACTCAACGTTCAATGTAGGTGTGTCGAAGCCTATTCGTGAGGATCAAGGGGATTCGAATCGAGGCAAGTCACAATGGGGTTAAGTAAGAGTGGTGGACTCTTGCAAACAAATGTACAAAGGAGAAAAATAGTTCGACTTAGAAGAGAACAAAGACAAGTCAAGGTAAATGCTTCAAGGGGCGAAACTACTTAATGGAGAGAATGGTTGGGAATCAGCCAAGGCATCATGGCAGTTTCAAGACAAGTTAGACAAGTGTCATTCGAAGGACGCAACGAGGGCATCGCAAGAATGAGTAGGGGAGAATGTCTCGGGTCACGAATCATAGCCCGCGATGAATACACACATAACATCCCATAAATGTCAACTAATTAAATGGGACTTATTTGACCCACTTAAACTGGCCCGATTCATGGAACTTTTGGAGAATACCactacttgaagccttggtggccCAGTGAAACACTctagtaatttatattttactggGGTGAATATTTTGTAATCCTAAGGTATAATATAAGTGTTTAAATCCCTTAAGACTCTCATATTGTAGATAGGCTTTAATCTTAATCGTTGATGTAATTTAGATTGTATTGTTGGATCAAGGAGagcttaattataaataaaggtATTCCTCATCATTTATAATCATCTCATTCATagttattgaatatattttagagtatttactcaaacaccttgtgtgcattGCTTTCTTGTGGCTTTTTAGTTCAATTCAAGTTTCTTTATGCTTCCACTTTATTTCAATGTCTTGGAGAATTTTCTTTGTGAATTTTCACTTTCGAGAGTAAGACTGACTTAGGTGGATTTGAACATAGAAATCGCTTAAAGTCACACGGTTTGCCAAACTAAAGTTATAGCCCCGTGACATATGCGTGTGGAAACAAAAAATATAgaacacaaataataaaattaaaatgtgtaaaaatattaaaataaaactttagctaagttgtaaattaaaaattttactaatgcAATTTATTTGAGTTCAAACCTCATCCTATGCatctttttattgatttttctttaaaataaaaagactaaaataagctcgaataatataacttgTTTTTATTACGAAAGGGCATATCCATAATTTTTCTAACCAAGTTGATGTACTGGTTGAGGGTGACACCAACCCTGTTAggagcttaaataatagtatagatatataaatgatggaagtaataaagtgtgcataataaaattaaaatgttagcTAAGTggtaatttaaaagtttttttaatgcaatttatttaagtttaaatctCGTTATAtgtatcttttttatttttaaataaaaactaaaacacactcaaataatatatattattttaattatgaaaggagattcatattttcttaatcaaattaataattcaatttaaatgaATCAGTAGTATAttacttgaagaaaaaaaagggtggtTATGATATAAACAAGGATAGCAATAGTAGTTGTGATTTTAGCtgatttatataattatttagaaatgaTTTCATCATTGAAATGGGGAATATCTTTGTACTAATAGACATAAAACCAAAAGTAGATATTTGAAAGGTATGAGTAAAGAAGTGACCATTAACGTCTATTTAGCAGtgcttaaaaaaaatatttctagctccaaaagtatttttggaagaaaatttgTGTTAAACAAACTATTTTTTACTGAAATTTTTgacttttcagaagtgcttttgaaaagtacttctgaaaaggagaagttaatttttttttatttttctcttccaaaagtacttttggtgcttaattactttttcacccctccaataacatagtacttttccatttttttgtgcttaattacaaatatgttaaatttattaattaaaaaaatatatatatattttttaaaatattaattacaaatatttaatggttatatttaaatatttaaaatatagtttatatattcttattaaattttataaataattaatatttattgcttaaaaatatttaaaatttatatttcatatattaaaatattatcaagttataataatttttatattcttactaaaatataataatattaactaatttaaaaattatttaaatacatatttgttgcttgataataacatgtctaaaatagacattttatttctcaaaaacactttttttacaataatactaaacactcaaattttaaactaaattttttaaaagcacttttcaaaaatattatcaaactAGCCGTAAACATACCCACAAGAATTGTCATCTCGAATACAGGCAGAGGGCATATAAATCATATGCTTAATGTGAGTCATTGTCCAATTCTCGCACTCAAAATAACTTGCAAATTTAAATCATactcttttaattaaaaatacacaCATCACCACcattctatattattttttatttttttaaatttgactaCTTAAAAAGTGCAACCTTTTCATATtgatatacaaatataaatatgattttttcctattaaaaccatatttaatattttaaaattataaatatataagttttaaaataataaaattatattttattgttgtaaaaatattatttaattccgACCCTTGAAATTTTTGGAGTTTGtctctaattttatttgtacttttattttaaaaacatattattgcatgtataatataatattaacttgttatttttacataagacaaaaagaaattcacATCATTTAGTTCATGATTTTAATCGTTTGAgtcatgattaaaattttaaaattcaaaatgagaACATGACTTAAAGTCACTGTGATTTCACCTATCCCTATTCATTTTCAATAGAAGAATGACAAATTGGATTTTTTCCTcataattttcaacttttttttctccTGTAACACTGCTAAAAATTAGGAAGAAAAATTCGATTTGTCATTCTTCTATTGGAAAATGAAGAGATAATATGAAAtcacaattttatacaattctttctctaactataaaattattagtaaaaattgatttaacatattgatttattattatttgggtcattcaattcaataatttatagaaagttattaagaaaataaaataaaaaatcccgGAAAAGCGGAGCGTAATTGAAGTTATATTTGTAATAAACAGGAGTCTGAATGGAAGAGTTAAATTGCGAGATACAGTCTCCCCCAGAACTGCTCCCAATGAATGTGAGAGGGAGGATCACGTCTCAATTTGTCTCACCTTCATTGTCTAGGATAAACCAATACTTACTCCTTTATTTTCTCAACTTTTCCCACAAGCtttgatcattttttttaatttagattatttcatatcattacttaaaaaaaattttaaatatatatatatatatatatatttttttgtgatAGTATGACATAATATTAAAGAATCACATCATCATACTTGATGAAATCTAAATTCAATGATtagcttttaaaaattatcaagtttCAATATTAATATAGGCCaagaaaagtttagggacaaaagaaaaaaaactacaaaGTTTAAGGATTCAACCAGTGAGTGAATAAAGTAGACATTCGCAAACTACAacccttattttaaatttatctccaaacttcaaaacattttaattacatctTAAATTATGGtcctcattttaaatttatatttaaactttaaaatattctaattgcTTTCCTAAGTTATCGATGTTATGTCAATCAAGTCCTTTGATTATTGAAACCAAAAGGTTAACCattaaatgatatgtaaaattttaagtaacataatttaaaatgaaaactttaaaaacagtaaaattttgttgtatattaaaaataaaatataaccgAAAAAGGTGAATGATAATCTAtgtaaaaacttcaaaaactttaaaattaataataaattatgtcgaataaaatttaatattttatttaagggttaaattaataaatttggagatataaatagaatattttaaagatgaAAGGCCTATCATAACATTGTCTGTCTAGAATGATGGATTAGAATAGAGGCAAAAAGGATAGGGACACAATCACTATCAGCCAGCGTATCGCGTATCATATTCTAGTTTGGGTCTTCCTTCCCTTCCCTTCCCTTCTTCTAAGCATAATTTTAACACGCTTACGCCTTACGCCATACGCATTTGCCCGCACGTTGTTTTGTGCTCTGTGTTTCTCAATAAATTCCTTATTCCTACAAAACCCCCCAAAATTAAAGAAGGATCAAACCGACCCTTTGCAATTCCAAGACACAAGAACCAAGAGACATACCACGATGGCAACAACGACGGAGAAGCAAGCCATGGTTGTTGGAATCGACGACAGCGATCACAGTACTTACGCGCTGCAGTGGATCCTCGATcacttctttgcttctttcgcTTCCAATCCTCCTTTCAAGCTCGTCATCGTTCATGCCAAGCCTACTGCTTCTTCTGCTGTTGGTCTCGCCGGACCTGGTTTGAATTTACcctccttttttcttttggttcaaGTACCGTGTGTTTTAGCTTTCTTATGGAGGTATAATTATTGTAGGAGCTGCTGATGTATTGCCCTATGTGGATGCGGATTTGAGGAAGATCGCTGCCAGGGTTGTTGAGAAAGCCAAGGAACTCTGCCTTAGCAAATCGGTATTCATCAGCTACTTGTTTTACTTTTGTAGCCTAATTAAAGAAGGATATTAGCATCCAATCTAATGGTTTTTTGGTTTCGGTGCAGGTACATGATGCCGTAGTTGAAGTGGTGGAAGGTGATGCAAGGAATGTTCTCTGTGACGCTGTAGAAAAACACCATGCCTCCGTTCTCGCTGTTGGTAGCCATGGTTATGGAGCTATAAAGAGGTATTAAAACCTATGTCTGAtctctttttaagtttttagatGAACATTGGGAACTTTTTACTCTTTGATTTACTATGGCTTGTTCATTAAGTTTCTAATCACTAAAAAATGGATCATTACTTCCACAAGAAAAAATCGATGGTTTATTTTGGTTCTATGGGGATGAGTTCTCAAATAATGTTAATGCATCTGTATAGAACATCTTCTCCTTTCTAGTTTTTTTGGTTTAGTGGGTTTGCCCCTTTTCCCCTCTTCCCTTTTTTAGGGTTAGACCTAACCCATAGACCTCATCTACAATATGATATATATcatctatatatgtataagtaGGCTTGCCAGTTTTGATCCAAATCCAAAAACCCGATCCGATTAATCCAAATCCGAACCCAACCCAATGCTACTTGACTGTAAAAAGTCAATGATCTGAACCTGCCTAACtcaaaaccaaaaatatcaaaacccgGAATGACCTGCACAAGTAATTCGAAATGACATAACCCAAGGTGCCCAGAAACTAGGCTTACTAACCTGAAATGTTCCAACCCTAAAATGACATGTAAGtggcatgaaaattttgaaatcagaATTGATCTGATTCAAAACCAACCCGATCTTATTTTACATTCGGCGGTAGCTCTgctatttgatattttgcagaTTATAAGCTGGTTTTTGTTCTCAATATTATAGCTCCTGTTATAGaacctttcatttttcatatgcTGTGATGAATAAGCACTGAAAAAGAAATTGCCAAACTTTCAACAATTTAAGAATGACCTTATTTCAGTCCCGCTTTTAACAAATGATCATATATTGTATTACAGGGCTGTTCTTGGCAGTGTGAGTGATTATTGTTCTCACCATGCTCATTGCTCTGTGATGATTGTGAAGAAGCCGAAGATCAAACATTAATCTCAgcaataaaattgaacaaacaacTGGGGTTGCTGCATATTTTTAGTCGCCTAATAACACTATGGTGTTGCACACTGGGACTGTAATACCAATCATGCTGAATATTAGATATTGGTGTAAATAAGCAGAGTTTACACGATTCTTATGtcttaatgttttttaattagCTTGTACAAGTGTTATTGGAATATTCTATACTTAAATCTGTCATGCGAGTGTTGAAATAGTTTTTGGTAGCCCGGAAATCAGGGTTTGTTTTTGGTAGTATTGCAGATGATGATCTTGCATATGAACTTTGAACTGCTAtggatatattttaatatatggaCTTATTTTGGTACCATTATTTATGATTACTTTTGGTGTTTCtttagtttataaaattagatatttttttttctttttggaaaatGGAAATTATTCAGAAGTTTTTATTTCGATTAGGTGTAGCCATTACAACTCAATTCTATGGGCCCATCAGAAACCATAGTTTGATTCAATGGAATACCTATTATGGGTTTATTCCATTACAACCCAATTTTGTGTTTAAGCATGGAAAGTGGGCATTTCTATTCGTTTCTTTTTCACTGACCCTCCCATTT
The Gossypium raimondii isolate GPD5lz chromosome 8, ASM2569854v1, whole genome shotgun sequence DNA segment above includes these coding regions:
- the LOC105790821 gene encoding universal stress protein PHOS34, translated to MATTTEKQAMVVGIDDSDHSTYALQWILDHFFASFASNPPFKLVIVHAKPTASSAVGLAGPGAADVLPYVDADLRKIAARVVEKAKELCLSKSVHDAVVEVVEGDARNVLCDAVEKHHASVLAVGSHGYGAIKRAVLGSVSDYCSHHAHCSVMIVKKPKIKH